The Candidatus Koribacter versatilis Ellin345 genome has a segment encoding these proteins:
- a CDS encoding TonB-dependent receptor, with product MITGTVVDVSGAVVGGATVTVTDVNTGAQRTATTNNDGSYTVSNLKPSMYEVVIDKQGFTKYTRRIAVTVGSRNELSAQMSVMGGGTTVEVTAESGGAAVNTETQTLSSVVSGAQITELPTLTRNPYDLVATAGNVTEDTTGTMRGAGFSINGQRSASTDVLLDGGENVDMFTASVGQQVPLDSVQEFRVVTSNFTAEYGRAGGGVLNVATKSGANAFHGTAYEFNRISALAANTWENDTNDIPKSTFTRNQFGYSVGGPIIKNKLFFFSNTEWIRVRSSSNQIVSIIDPAMFPNLAPNSVAALSYADVRSNATLLGSTSCAADALCSPLLASNGGPLPNGSPFTQQLSYTAPAEAGGGLPENTWMTVNRFDYNMTDKTTFFGRYAGYHEEDFNGTVNSSPYSEGFDTGQNIFNNNVLINMTHVFTPNIVSQSKFDFNRLNLLQPLGTQPVGPTMYVSSQGVPTSGGYSLIFPGYSEFTPGNSIPFGGPQNLYQFFQDVSWTKGRHQLRFGGQYIHIRDNRTFGAYENAVQYLSTGAPVTAGGNTYRGNTAGIYNLVAGNIANMQVAVDPRGAFPGDNISLPAGAPSFSRNNRFNDGAFYLQDSWKVTSRLTLNYGVRWEYYGVQHNADPSLDSNFYEGSGATLPIQVENGTVQIANQSPVGSLWEPSKHNWGPRLGFAWDVFGDGKTAIRGGWGMSYERNFGNVTFNVIQNPPNYAVLNAVNTPVTLDNFGPLSGSSGSVVLPPTTLRAVQPNIDNAYTEFRSLSLEREVLKNSLVAFEYSGSNGVHLYDIGNTNVFFPGYAGYGDYFDPATYHSGVACYPGCRLNQQYSNINSRGSRGFSRYNGLNTRFTTNNLFNKGLQLNFNWTWSHSIDNLSSTFSEGNNGAFQLGYENYYAPQLDTGNSEFDVRHRIAVSAVWDLPWMKNASNAFVRQALGGWSFSPLITYHTGYPFSVYDCTNGISQCPRYLPTGGERDGFANSSTYAGGGVFNYLNAGSLVAAPGFGMPGVGGSSQVPEAPCQGAIGCNWAVGPRNMYTGPGNHQFNAVIGKTFKLTERFNLQFRGEMYNVFNNHNYFLLTSNADVSSGALGSPFFVQAVKGGFGNPTDERRNVQFGLKLIF from the coding sequence TTGATCACAGGCACCGTCGTGGATGTTTCCGGCGCAGTTGTCGGCGGAGCGACGGTGACAGTGACGGACGTGAATACGGGCGCGCAGCGAACCGCTACCACCAATAACGATGGTTCCTACACGGTTTCCAACCTCAAACCGTCGATGTACGAAGTCGTGATCGACAAGCAAGGCTTCACCAAATACACCCGCAGGATCGCGGTGACCGTCGGATCAAGAAATGAACTTTCGGCGCAGATGAGTGTGATGGGCGGCGGTACTACCGTCGAAGTGACCGCGGAATCAGGCGGCGCCGCGGTGAACACCGAAACCCAGACGCTTTCATCGGTCGTGAGCGGCGCGCAGATCACCGAACTCCCAACTCTCACCCGCAATCCATACGACCTCGTTGCCACCGCCGGCAACGTGACAGAAGACACCACCGGTACCATGCGCGGTGCAGGCTTCTCGATCAACGGTCAGCGCTCAGCATCAACCGATGTACTGTTAGACGGTGGTGAAAATGTCGATATGTTCACCGCTTCCGTCGGGCAGCAGGTTCCGCTCGATTCCGTGCAGGAATTTCGCGTTGTCACCAGCAACTTCACCGCAGAATATGGCCGCGCGGGCGGCGGCGTCCTGAACGTCGCTACCAAATCTGGCGCCAATGCCTTCCATGGCACCGCGTATGAGTTCAACCGCATATCTGCGCTGGCGGCGAACACCTGGGAGAACGACACCAACGATATCCCCAAGTCCACGTTCACGCGCAATCAGTTCGGATATTCGGTGGGTGGGCCAATCATCAAGAACAAACTGTTCTTCTTCTCCAACACCGAATGGATCCGGGTCCGCAGCAGTTCGAACCAGATCGTCTCGATCATTGATCCTGCGATGTTCCCGAACCTGGCTCCGAACTCGGTAGCTGCGCTGTCGTATGCTGACGTGCGCTCGAACGCGACTTTGCTCGGCTCTACCTCATGCGCAGCCGATGCTCTGTGCTCCCCTCTGCTCGCGAGCAATGGCGGACCGTTGCCCAATGGCTCGCCGTTCACCCAACAGTTGTCGTACACGGCGCCCGCAGAGGCAGGTGGCGGCCTTCCGGAAAACACCTGGATGACCGTCAACCGCTTCGACTACAACATGACCGACAAAACCACCTTCTTCGGCCGCTACGCTGGATACCACGAAGAGGATTTCAACGGGACCGTCAACAGCAGCCCGTACTCCGAGGGATTCGATACCGGCCAGAACATCTTCAACAACAACGTGCTTATCAACATGACGCACGTGTTCACTCCCAACATCGTGAGCCAGTCGAAGTTTGATTTCAACCGACTGAACTTGCTGCAACCGCTCGGAACCCAGCCCGTGGGGCCAACGATGTACGTCTCCTCGCAAGGCGTGCCCACCTCCGGCGGATACTCGCTGATTTTCCCCGGATATAGCGAATTCACGCCAGGTAACTCAATTCCATTCGGCGGCCCGCAGAACCTCTATCAATTCTTCCAGGATGTCTCATGGACGAAAGGTCGTCACCAGCTGCGTTTTGGCGGACAGTACATTCACATTCGCGATAACCGCACCTTCGGCGCTTATGAAAACGCTGTGCAGTATCTCAGCACGGGCGCACCCGTGACCGCGGGTGGAAATACTTATCGCGGCAACACCGCCGGCATTTACAACCTAGTCGCCGGCAACATCGCGAACATGCAAGTCGCGGTTGACCCTCGCGGAGCGTTCCCCGGAGACAACATCTCTCTTCCGGCAGGCGCACCGAGCTTCTCGCGTAACAATCGCTTCAACGACGGCGCGTTCTACCTCCAGGATTCCTGGAAAGTAACCAGCCGCTTGACGCTCAACTACGGCGTGCGCTGGGAGTACTACGGTGTGCAGCACAATGCCGATCCCTCGCTCGATTCCAACTTCTACGAAGGGTCCGGTGCGACGCTGCCGATCCAGGTTGAGAACGGGACCGTGCAGATTGCCAATCAGAGCCCGGTCGGCTCTCTCTGGGAGCCTTCCAAACACAACTGGGGTCCGCGCCTCGGCTTCGCCTGGGACGTCTTCGGTGATGGCAAAACGGCGATACGCGGTGGTTGGGGCATGAGCTACGAGCGGAACTTTGGCAACGTGACCTTCAATGTCATTCAGAACCCACCGAATTACGCAGTTCTGAATGCAGTGAACACGCCCGTGACGCTCGACAACTTCGGGCCTCTCTCCGGCAGCAGCGGCAGCGTAGTTCTTCCTCCAACCACTCTGCGTGCCGTGCAGCCCAACATTGACAACGCGTACACCGAGTTCCGCAGCCTATCGCTGGAACGCGAGGTACTAAAAAATAGCCTGGTTGCCTTTGAATACAGCGGCTCGAACGGCGTTCACCTGTATGACATCGGCAACACGAACGTGTTTTTCCCGGGGTATGCTGGCTACGGTGATTACTTCGATCCTGCTACCTATCACTCTGGAGTTGCGTGTTATCCCGGATGCCGCCTGAACCAGCAGTATTCGAACATCAACAGCCGTGGCAGCCGCGGATTCTCGCGCTACAACGGCCTGAACACACGCTTCACCACCAACAATCTCTTCAACAAAGGTCTGCAGCTCAACTTCAACTGGACGTGGTCACACTCGATTGACAACTTGAGCTCAACCTTTAGCGAAGGCAACAACGGCGCGTTCCAACTCGGTTACGAAAACTACTATGCTCCGCAACTCGACACCGGCAATTCCGAGTTCGACGTCCGTCACCGCATCGCGGTTAGCGCAGTCTGGGACCTGCCCTGGATGAAGAACGCGAGCAATGCGTTCGTTCGCCAGGCGCTCGGTGGGTGGAGCTTTTCTCCCCTGATCACCTACCATACCGGCTACCCGTTTTCGGTCTATGACTGCACCAACGGAATCAGCCAGTGTCCGCGCTACTTGCCGACGGGTGGTGAACGCGACGGCTTCGCCAATTCATCAACCTACGCTGGTGGAGGCGTCTTCAATTACCTGAATGCCGGCTCGCTCGTCGCAGCTCCTGGCTTCGGAATGCCGGGTGTCGGCGGTTCGAGCCAGGTTCCGGAAGCGCCTTGCCAGGGAGCGATCGGATGCAACTGGGCCGTCGGTCCGCGCAACATGTATACCGGCCCCGGCAATCACCAGTTCAACGCGGTTATCGGGAAGACGTTCAAACTCACCG